From a single Mytilus trossulus isolate FHL-02 unplaced genomic scaffold, PNRI_Mtr1.1.1.hap1 h1tg001331l__unscaffolded, whole genome shotgun sequence genomic region:
- the LOC134704253 gene encoding LOW QUALITY PROTEIN: cytochrome c oxidase subunit 3-like (The sequence of the model RefSeq protein was modified relative to this genomic sequence to represent the inferred CDS: substituted 9 bases at 9 genomic stop codons), with protein MNRNPYSRYYVPGPSPWPFFVAISANGIAVGLILXLHRTPRFLLIGMRLGCILLRTFRXWRDLIREGDIGFHTRFVIKRFRDGVALFILSEVMFFFSFFWTFFHNALRPSCELGMRXPPPGIRTPNPSSTRLFETGLLIRRGLFVTQAHKRMRLKDYDVGPFIGLVVTILCGTVFFLVQLREYYXNSYTIADRVYGRVFYLLTGFHGMHVVVGTLXLMVRLVRLWRGEFSSQRHFGFEACIWYXHFVDVVWVALXCLVYVWFGGWLYMWWFKIXDGDVYTFKYPDAKPSWYAYIQEEHAPSXYKIPDHLKG; from the coding sequence ATGAATCGTAATCCTTATTCTCGTTACTATGTACCAGGTCCAAGTCCGTGGCCCTTTTTTGTGGCTATCTCGGCAAACGGAATAGCGGTAGGGTTAATTTTGTGACTGCATCGAACTCCCAGATTTCTATTAATAGGAATGAGGTTGGGGTGTATACTATTGAGAACTTTTAGATGATGGCGAGACTTAATTCGTGAGGGAGATATTGGGTTTCATACTCGCTTCGTAATCAAGAGATTTCGTGATGGAGTTGCCCTTTTTATTCTGTCTGAAGTAatgttcttcttttcttttttttggactTTCTTCCATAATGCCTTAAGACCCTCGTGTGAACTAGGGATGCGATGACCCCCTCCAGGGATCCGCACGCCAAACCCGTCGTCGACAAGGCTGTTCGAGACAGGTCTTTTAATTAGGAGGGGGTTATTCGTAACTCAAGCCCATAAGAGAATGCGTTTGAAGGATTATGATGTTGGGCCATTTATTGGCCTAGTGGTAACAATTTTATGTGGGACTGTGTTCTTCCTAGTGCAACTTCGAGAATACTACTGAAACTCATACACTATTGCAGATAGGGTGTATGGAAGAGTGTTTTATTTACTAACTGGGTTTCATGGAATGCACGTAGTTGTGGGGACTCTTTGACTAATGGTGAGGTTAGTCCGACTATGGCGTGGGGAGTTTTCCAGTCAACGGCACTTTGGTTTTGAGGCTTGCATTTGGTACTGACACTTcgtagatgtggtatgggtaGCATTATGATGTTTAGTATATGTGTGGTTTGGAGGATGGTTATACATGTGGTGGTTCAAAATATGAGACGGGGACGTCTATACGTTTAAGTACCCAGACGCAAAGCCTTCGTGGTATGCGTACATTCAAGAAGAGCATGCTCCGTCCTGATATAAGATTCCTGACcatttaaaaggttaa